From the Planctomycetaceae bacterium genome, the window GCCTTCGGCCATCGTAACTTAACCCTGGTGCCCCTGCGGGGGGAGGGGTACCAGGGGCTTGATTACACTCTCGCCCAGGACGCCATCGCGGCCGGCGTGTTGGCCGTGACGGAGGTCAGTGAGGCCGGCAGCGTGCCCGAACTTCTGGCCAACAACACGGGCGTGAAGATGGTCCTGTTGCTGGACGGCGAGGAATTGGTCGGCGCCAAGCAGAACCGGATCATGAACACGTCCGTCCTGCTCAAGGGCGAGTCCAAGACGAAGATCCCGGTCTCGTGCGTCGAACAGGGGCGGTGGTATCACGAGTCGGCAAAGTTCCAGTCGGGCAACTACTCGCCCTCGCGCCTGCGGGCGCGCAAGAGCCGCGACGTGACGGCCAGCCTGCGGGAGAGCGGCCAGGCCCGCAGCGACCAAGGCGCCGTGTGGCAAGAAGTACGTGAAAACGTCATGGCTTTCCAGGCCGCCTCGCCGACGATGGCCATGAGCGATGTCGTCAAGCAGCGGCGCGAGTCGTTTGACCTGTACGTCCAGGCCCTGACGTATCCCGAGGGCGCGTGCGGCGTGGTGGCGGCCGTCAACGGGCGGTTCCTGGCCGCGGACATCTTCGACAAGCCCCAGACGCTGGAGCGTGTCTGGCAGCGGCTGATCACCGGCTATGCGATGGACGCCGCGGCACAACTGGGCGAGAGGAACAAAGACTTCTCCGCCAAGGCGGCCAGCGTCCTGATGGAACACGTGGGCGGGATCGACTGCACGATCTGCCCCAGCGTCGGCGTCGGAGGCGACTGGCGGTTCGCCGCCGATGACGTCGTCGGCCAAGCCCTGGTCGCTGACCAGACGTGCGTACACCTGTGCGTCTTCCCCGGCGACGACGTTGCCAACCGCCGCGGCCTGACGCAGAAGGCAATCCAGGCGCCGTCGCGACGACGAACGCGCCGGCAGCAGTAGATGGTTCTGGGGGCGCCGGGCACCCGGCCTTTGCGCCGGGTGCTCGGCAGCGATTCTTCACAAAGGGGGGCCAGCCATGAGACACCATGCATTGATTGTGTGCAGGGATCAGGAAGAACTCGACTACATGAAGGAGGTGCTTTTCTCGCTACATGACAAGTACGACATGGCGGACTGTCAGGCAATGGCAAGGCGCAGGATCAAGAAGCGGCGATACGACTACGTGATTGTGTCTGCGCCCATGTACGTCTGCTCTTCATCGCGCGTCGCCAGCCCGTCGGTGATTGACAACTTCCTGGACGAGATGGACGAGATATACAAGGGCAAGCTCGTTCCAATGATCGTCATCGTGTCGCACAAAGCAAGAGCATGGACGGGCGAGATCATGGGAGCGTCTCGCGGCCGGAGAGTTTTGATCCGCTTCATCCACAATCCCTTTCCACGTCGGGGAGAGACTCTGGATCGGATAATCAAGCACCTCGTCTCCCACGCGGACATGGTGAATCGAATGCTTCAGCACGTGGAGCTAACCCGACCGGAGAGGGTCGCGAATTCTGACAGTGAGAAAGAAACGACAGCAGTTCCCGCGTTGACCAAAGCGCAACTGGACATTCTTCAGGCCATGGCAGAATCGCGGCACCGCGTGATGAAGCAAACCGACATTATTGCGGCAGGAGGTCACAGCAAGCACGTGACGCGACAGGCGCTGAAGGTTTTCCTACGGTTAAGTCTGATCAAGCGGCCTTTTGGATCTCGTGGAGGTTACGCTCTAACAGATAAAGCAAGGGCTGCAATTGGCGATCATGGCAACACCCGCACAACAGAATAGTAGTACTACTACTTTTCATTCGGATTACTACCAAAAACAGCCAAATTTCATGGAATTTACTTGACAGACAACTTCGTCTTAGCTATAAATAGCATAAGTAGTTACGGCTTTTTTCACACGGGCTTCGGAGCCCTCTACGGAACCGAAGGTTACAGGTTCGACCCCTGTCGCCCGTATTGAAAAAGGTCCCGGCTCTGCCGGGGCCTTTTTCAATAGAGCGGAGAAGGTAGAGAGTAGAAAGGAGAAACAACAAGAGGGCCGGCTGACAAGTCGGACGCGTCTGGGCAGCAGCAAGATTTCTCCGCGGTCTCCTCTCTACTTTCTCCTCTCTCGGCCAGACGATGCCGCCCTCTATCGGCGGCTGGAACTTCCCCAGCCCCGACGCACACCGCTGGGACGTCGACAACTTCTCAAAGGCCCTCCACGCGGCCAATCGCAAGGCCCGCCTTATCTGGACGTGTCTGGACTACCGGCACACGTTCGGAAGTCACTTGGCGCAGGCAGGGATATCGCTGTATAAGATCAATGCACTTATGGGCAACTCACCGGATATCTGCCAACGACACTACGCGGCGCTCGTTCCGGAGAGCCTCGGGGAGTGCGTCGAGTTCACACAAAACTTCAGAAACAACATCCGAACTGGTTAAGCAACACAATGACCGACTACACCCTCACCAGAACTCAGAAGAACCAGGTCTTCACTATGATGCAGGCCCTCCAACTCGAGCCAGCCGAATTCCGGTGGGACATTTGGACGGAATCCGACGAGAAGCACAGCAAGCTCGCGCACATCAGCGAAGATCACTACTTCAAATTCGGTCAGCAGTCGAGCGATCTGGACGCAATTTGGTGCGAATGCAGACCAGGCGCACAGACAAGTGTAGAATACGCTTACATATCCGTCCCATCCATAATGAGCACTGTCAATACCTGGCTTGGCGGGGTCAAACGCGAACTCTCCGCACCCGACCTTTGGGGCCAGTTGGAGGCCTTTTCCCTAACAATCCCGCTAGACACTCAGCTTGCCCTGAACGCTGTGCCACTGCTGGAGCGGGACAAAGAAAGGATTCGCGCGGCCCTCGATGAATCGCGTGATCGAGCCAAAACGGCCCATCTCTCGCAACCACAACTTCAAGTTGTGTACGAGAGACTCGATTACCTTGTGGACTCCGCCAACCGTTTAACCCGAAAGGATTGGGTAATGTTGGCACTCGGCGTACTGG encodes:
- a CDS encoding DUF6569 family protein, giving the protein MENERTEQNGVLKTVVPALRIGEAFGHRNLTLVPLRGEGYQGLDYTLAQDAIAAGVLAVTEVSEAGSVPELLANNTGVKMVLLLDGEELVGAKQNRIMNTSVLLKGESKTKIPVSCVEQGRWYHESAKFQSGNYSPSRLRARKSRDVTASLRESGQARSDQGAVWQEVRENVMAFQAASPTMAMSDVVKQRRESFDLYVQALTYPEGACGVVAAVNGRFLAADIFDKPQTLERVWQRLITGYAMDAAAQLGERNKDFSAKAASVLMEHVGGIDCTICPSVGVGGDWRFAADDVVGQALVADQTCVHLCVFPGDDVANRRGLTQKAIQAPSRRRTRRQQ